A genomic segment from Prosthecodimorpha staleyi encodes:
- a CDS encoding L,D-transpeptidase family protein gives MPQRRRSADPSSPARLIVQVRPGCPTEGLIRLGALAVPCRLGRTGITRFKREGDGATPVAAMRVLAVLYRADRIARPATRLPVRALRRDDGWCDAPGDGRYNRPVRLPFAPSHEALWRDDHVYDVVVVLDWNVTRRSQMRGSAIFFHLTRPDPAPTAGCVAVALPAMRRLLARLAPGAVLAVRG, from the coding sequence ATGCCGCAGCGCCGCCGCTCCGCCGATCCCTCGTCTCCCGCCCGCCTCATCGTCCAGGTCCGGCCCGGCTGCCCGACCGAGGGCCTGATCCGGCTCGGCGCGCTCGCCGTGCCGTGCCGGCTCGGACGCACCGGCATCACCCGCTTCAAGCGCGAGGGCGACGGCGCCACCCCGGTCGCCGCCATGCGGGTGCTCGCCGTGCTGTACCGCGCCGACCGCATCGCGCGCCCGGCGACGCGCCTGCCGGTCCGCGCACTGCGCCGCGACGACGGCTGGTGCGACGCGCCCGGCGACGGCCGCTACAACCGCCCGGTCCGGCTGCCCTTCGCCCCGTCGCACGAGGCGCTGTGGCGCGACGATCATGTCTATGACGTTGTCGTGGTGCTCGATTGGAACGTGACCCGCCGCAGCCAGATGCGCGGCAGCGCGATCTTCTTCCACCTGACCCGCCCGGACCCCGCCCCGACGGCCGGCTGCGTCGCCGTTGCCCTGCCGGCCATGCGCCGCCTGCTCGCCCGCTTGGCCCCCGGCGCCGTGCTGGCGGTCAGGGGATGA
- a CDS encoding response regulator transcription factor, translated as MAARKILICDDDTDLREGLVEQLSLYEEFETQQADTAAKGVQLARTEHVDLLIMDVGLPDMDGREAVRLLRKNGFKAPIIMLTGHDTDSDTVLGLEAGANDYVAKPFKFAVLLARLRAHMRQHEQTEDATFTIGRYTFRPAAKLLLDERGSKVRLTEKETAILKYLYRTGERSVSRDVLLHEVWGYNSGVTTHTLETHIYRLRQKIERDPSNAELLVTESGGYKLVP; from the coding sequence ATGGCGGCGCGCAAGATTCTCATCTGCGACGACGATACCGATCTTCGCGAAGGTCTCGTCGAGCAGTTGTCTCTCTACGAGGAATTCGAGACGCAGCAAGCCGATACGGCCGCCAAGGGCGTGCAGCTGGCGCGCACCGAACATGTCGATCTCTTGATCATGGATGTCGGCCTGCCGGACATGGACGGGCGCGAGGCCGTCCGGCTTCTGCGCAAGAACGGCTTCAAGGCGCCGATCATCATGCTGACCGGGCACGACACCGATTCGGACACGGTGCTCGGCCTGGAGGCCGGCGCCAACGACTATGTCGCCAAGCCGTTCAAGTTCGCCGTGCTGCTCGCGCGCCTGCGCGCCCATATGCGCCAGCACGAGCAGACCGAGGACGCGACCTTCACGATCGGCCGCTATACCTTCCGCCCCGCCGCCAAGCTGCTGCTCGACGAACGCGGGTCCAAGGTCCGGTTGACCGAGAAGGAGACCGCGATCCTCAAATATCTCTATCGCACCGGCGAACGTTCGGTGTCGCGCGACGTGCTGCTGCACGAGGTCTGGGGCTACAATTCCGGCGTCACCACCCACACGCTGGAAACCCACATCTACCGGCTGCGCCAGAAGATCGAGCGCGATCCGTCCAATGCCGAACTGCTGGTGACGGAATCCGGGGGTTACAAGCTCGTCCCGTGA
- a CDS encoding cyclic nucleotide-binding domain-containing protein, protein MTLERDIEVLRRVPLFADLPSEPLKLLAFSAEARYLGDRTTLFLQGDRADSSFVVVSGRIDLKRGTRLVASAPPGALIGEVALVIEAERPASAIAAGPSTVIEIRRQTFRRVLEEYPEVVRALQHRLAARLAALGPDLAAAADARGRRDG, encoded by the coding sequence ATGACACTCGAGCGAGACATCGAAGTCCTGCGGCGCGTGCCCCTGTTCGCCGACCTCCCGTCGGAGCCCTTGAAGTTGCTCGCCTTCAGCGCCGAGGCCCGCTATCTCGGCGACCGCACCACCCTGTTTCTGCAAGGCGACCGCGCCGACAGCAGCTTCGTCGTGGTGTCCGGACGGATCGACCTCAAGCGCGGCACCCGGCTGGTCGCCTCGGCACCGCCCGGCGCCCTGATCGGCGAGGTCGCCCTGGTGATCGAGGCGGAGCGGCCGGCCAGCGCGATCGCCGCGGGGCCGAGCACGGTCATCGAGATCCGCCGTCAGACCTTTCGCCGCGTGCTCGAAGAGTATCCGGAGGTCGTGCGCGCCCTGCAGCATCGTCTTGCGGCCCGGCTGGCCGCGCTCGGCCCGGATCTCGCCGCCGCTGCCGATGCGCGCGGTCGCCGCGACGGCTGA
- a CDS encoding DEAD/DEAH box helicase translates to MTQFSALGLAAPLLKALAAEGYDTPTPIQAQAIPRVLEGRDVVGAAQTGTGKTAAFSLPILQRLAATPKAPVPRTIRVLILAPTRELASQIEESIRAYGRFLKITSATAFGGVPIGRQRRALSGGLDILVATPGRLLDLVDGGDLKLGTVEVLVLDEADRMLDLGFIHALRRIASLVPAKRQSLFFSATMPKPIRELAARFLHDPVEVAVAPVATAAETVDQAVIMTRGERKPALLAHVLSNLNDRAIVFTRTKHGADKVVRLLERAGIASAAIHGNKSQPQRERALAAFRDGSTPVLIATDIAARGIDVDGVGLVVNYDLPNIAESYVHRIGRTGRAGATGRAIAFCTSEETEFLADIEKLMRRKVPRRDEPDEIVYAAPAAPLPPVQRTEPQGDARRNGGRGRQGPGRGEPSRGGHGRGEGRRDEQAPVRTDKPRTRSAAAGEMTRDARPARDARPPRAEADRRSGEPVRHGEGRDARKPAGPAPRSENRPRTESRPRPEGRQGRGGSFGDLVRSIGTDGR, encoded by the coding sequence TTGACCCAATTCTCTGCTCTCGGCCTGGCCGCGCCGCTTCTCAAGGCGCTCGCCGCCGAAGGCTATGACACCCCGACTCCGATCCAGGCCCAGGCCATCCCGCGCGTGCTCGAAGGCCGCGACGTTGTCGGCGCCGCCCAGACCGGCACCGGCAAGACGGCCGCCTTCTCGCTGCCGATCCTGCAGCGGCTCGCCGCCACCCCCAAGGCACCGGTTCCGCGCACCATCCGGGTGCTCATCCTGGCGCCGACGCGCGAACTCGCCTCGCAGATCGAGGAGAGCATCCGGGCCTATGGCCGCTTCCTCAAGATCACCTCGGCGACCGCCTTCGGCGGCGTGCCGATCGGCCGCCAGCGCCGGGCCCTGTCCGGCGGCCTCGACATCCTGGTCGCCACCCCGGGCCGCCTGCTCGACCTCGTCGACGGCGGTGACCTGAAGCTCGGCACGGTCGAGGTTCTGGTCCTCGACGAAGCCGACCGGATGCTCGATCTCGGCTTCATCCACGCCCTGCGCCGGATCGCCTCGCTGGTCCCGGCCAAGCGCCAGAGCCTGTTCTTCTCGGCCACCATGCCGAAGCCGATCCGCGAACTGGCGGCCCGCTTCCTGCACGATCCGGTCGAAGTCGCCGTCGCCCCGGTCGCCACGGCGGCCGAGACAGTCGACCAGGCGGTGATCATGACGCGCGGCGAGCGCAAGCCGGCGCTGCTCGCGCATGTGCTGAGCAATCTCAACGACCGCGCGATCGTCTTCACCCGCACCAAGCACGGCGCCGACAAGGTCGTCCGACTGCTGGAGCGGGCCGGCATCGCGTCGGCGGCGATCCACGGCAACAAGAGCCAGCCGCAGCGCGAGCGGGCGCTCGCCGCCTTCCGCGACGGCTCCACGCCGGTGCTGATCGCGACCGACATCGCCGCCCGCGGCATCGACGTGGACGGCGTCGGGCTGGTCGTCAACTACGACCTGCCGAACATCGCCGAAAGCTACGTGCACCGCATCGGCCGCACCGGCCGGGCCGGCGCCACGGGCCGGGCGATCGCCTTCTGCACGTCGGAGGAGACCGAATTCCTCGCCGACATCGAGAAGCTGATGCGCCGCAAGGTGCCGCGGCGCGACGAACCGGACGAGATCGTCTATGCGGCCCCCGCCGCGCCGCTTCCGCCGGTGCAGCGGACCGAACCGCAGGGCGACGCCCGCCGCAACGGCGGACGCGGCCGCCAGGGTCCCGGTCGCGGCGAACCGTCGCGCGGCGGCCACGGCCGTGGCGAGGGACGCCGGGACGAGCAGGCGCCCGTTCGCACGGACAAACCGCGGACCCGCTCCGCAGCCGCCGGCGAGATGACGCGCGATGCGCGTCCGGCGCGTGACGCCCGTCCGCCCCGGGCCGAGGCCGATCGCCGGTCCGGCGAACCCGTGCGTCACGGCGAAGGCCGCGACGCGCGCAAGCCGGCCGGTCCTGCGCCGCGCAGCGAGAACCGCCCGCGCACCGAGTCCCGGCCGCGCCCCGAGGGCCGTCAGGGCCGCGGCGGCAGCTTCGGCGACCTCGTCCGCAGCATCGGCACCGACGGCCGCTGA
- a CDS encoding cold-shock protein — protein MATGKVKWFNAQKGYGFIQPDDGGKDVFVHISAVERAGIYELAEGQPISYEVLTDRRTGKSSAGNLVVKQSA, from the coding sequence ATGGCGACCGGAAAAGTGAAGTGGTTCAACGCGCAGAAGGGCTATGGATTCATCCAGCCCGACGACGGCGGCAAGGACGTTTTCGTCCATATCAGCGCTGTCGAGCGCGCCGGCATCTATGAGCTCGCGGAAGGTCAGCCGATCTCCTACGAGGTGCTCACCGATCGCCGCACCGGCAAGTCCTCTGCCGGCAATCTGGTCGTCAAGCAGTCGGCCTGA
- a CDS encoding ABC transporter ATP-binding protein, producing MPETLLEVDGLVSAYGRVKALKGVSVTVRAGEIVSLVGGNGAGKTTLLRAISGVQPVIGGSVRFLGEDVTRLVPHARVARGIAQVPEGRQIFAPLSIEDNLRLGAYRRRDGAIAADMDAVYELFPVLKARRATPAGGLSGGQQQMLAMGRALMSRPKLLLLDEPSMGLAPILVDQIFEIIASLKQRGVTVFLVEQNAAAALSIADRGYVIETGKIAHEGEAASLLADDRVRAAYLGI from the coding sequence ATGCCTGAGACACTTCTGGAGGTCGACGGCCTGGTCTCCGCCTATGGCCGCGTCAAGGCACTGAAGGGCGTGTCGGTGACGGTCCGGGCCGGCGAGATCGTCAGCCTGGTCGGCGGCAACGGGGCCGGCAAGACGACGCTGCTGCGCGCCATTTCGGGCGTCCAGCCGGTCATCGGCGGCAGCGTGCGCTTCCTCGGCGAGGATGTCACCAGGCTCGTCCCGCATGCCCGCGTGGCGCGCGGCATCGCGCAGGTGCCGGAGGGCCGCCAGATCTTCGCGCCGCTGTCGATCGAGGACAATTTGCGCCTCGGCGCCTACCGGCGCCGCGACGGTGCGATCGCCGCCGACATGGACGCCGTCTACGAACTCTTCCCCGTGCTCAAGGCGCGCCGCGCGACGCCGGCCGGCGGCCTCTCCGGCGGTCAGCAGCAGATGCTGGCCATGGGCCGCGCCCTGATGAGCCGGCCGAAGCTCCTGCTGCTCGACGAACCGTCGATGGGGCTGGCGCCGATCCTGGTCGATCAGATCTTCGAGATCATCGCCTCGCTCAAGCAGCGCGGCGTCACTGTATTTCTGGTCGAACAGAATGCCGCCGCCGCCTTGTCGATCGCCGACCGAGGTTACGTGATCGAAACCGGTAAAATTGCACATGAAGGCGAGGCCGCAAGTCTGCTGGCCGACGACCGGGTGCGGGCCGCCTACCTGGGAATATAG
- a CDS encoding ABC transporter ATP-binding protein, producing MPILELDGISIAFGGLKALSNVCFRVEKGEIFSVIGPNGAGKTTLFNIVSGVYRPQSGTVKLSGTPVTGEPPNRLAARGLSRSFQNLQIFARMSAAENVMVGRHLKESRNVAAHLLGLGGRDNRASRARAMDLLALIGLAGDADTPAGALPYGAAKRLEIARALATEPALLLLDEPAAGCNPVETGEIEEVIRRIAAMGITVVLVEHDMKLVMRISDRIHVLNYGETLAEGRPQDIRTHPKVVEAYLGRHGSREAAHA from the coding sequence GTGCCGATTCTCGAACTCGACGGCATCTCGATCGCCTTCGGCGGCCTGAAGGCGCTGTCGAATGTCTGCTTCCGGGTCGAGAAGGGCGAGATCTTCTCGGTCATCGGCCCGAACGGCGCCGGCAAGACCACGCTTTTCAACATCGTCTCGGGCGTCTACCGGCCGCAGTCCGGCACCGTGAAACTCTCCGGCACGCCCGTCACCGGCGAGCCGCCGAACCGGCTCGCCGCCCGCGGCCTGTCGCGCAGCTTCCAGAACCTGCAGATCTTCGCCCGCATGAGCGCGGCCGAGAATGTCATGGTCGGGCGGCACCTCAAGGAAAGCCGCAACGTGGCGGCGCATCTTCTCGGCCTCGGCGGGCGCGACAACCGGGCGAGCCGGGCGCGCGCGATGGACCTCCTCGCCCTGATCGGCCTCGCCGGCGACGCCGATACGCCGGCCGGCGCGCTGCCCTACGGGGCCGCCAAGCGCCTGGAGATCGCCCGCGCGCTCGCCACCGAACCCGCTCTGCTCCTGCTCGACGAGCCGGCCGCCGGCTGCAATCCGGTCGAGACCGGCGAGATCGAAGAGGTCATCCGCAGGATCGCCGCCATGGGCATCACCGTCGTCCTGGTCGAGCACGACATGAAGCTGGTCATGCGCATCTCCGACCGCATCCATGTGCTGAACTACGGCGAGACGCTCGCGGAAGGCCGGCCGCAGGACATCCGCACCCATCCCAAGGTGGTCGAGGCCTATCTCGGCCGCCACGGCAGCCGGGAGGCGGCCCATGCCTGA
- a CDS encoding branched-chain amino acid ABC transporter permease codes for MPALLRRFLPVLILLALVVALPFLLKSAYQLRVATLVFTAGLTAIGLNILMGHAGQVSLGHAGFGGIGAYAVAILPTHYGIHPLAAFGLGVCAAGLLAYAVGRPILRLRGHYLAVATLGMGMLIAMVIQNQQGLTGGPDGMQVPRMELFGWRVRGAETWYWICGGFLILGAVLAVNLIDSPTGRALRAVHDSEVAARVLGIDVARAKLTAFTISAVYAATGGALLAFVNAFVTPDIAGFLHSVELVTMVVLGGLGSVVGAVVGATILVVLPQVLTVFHEYEHLAIGLIMIGVMIFMRAGVVPTLIGLVRGRSA; via the coding sequence ATGCCGGCCCTCCTCCGCCGCTTCCTGCCCGTGCTGATCCTGCTGGCGCTCGTCGTCGCGCTGCCGTTCCTGCTGAAATCGGCCTATCAGCTGCGCGTCGCCACGCTGGTCTTCACCGCCGGCCTGACCGCGATCGGGCTCAACATCCTGATGGGCCATGCCGGCCAGGTCAGCCTCGGCCACGCCGGCTTCGGCGGCATCGGCGCCTACGCGGTGGCGATCCTGCCGACCCATTACGGCATCCATCCGCTGGCCGCCTTCGGGCTCGGCGTCTGCGCGGCGGGCCTGCTCGCCTATGCGGTCGGGCGGCCGATCCTGCGCCTGCGTGGCCACTATCTGGCGGTGGCGACCCTCGGCATGGGCATGCTGATCGCCATGGTGATCCAGAACCAGCAGGGGCTGACCGGCGGGCCGGACGGCATGCAGGTGCCGCGCATGGAACTGTTCGGCTGGCGCGTGCGCGGCGCAGAGACCTGGTACTGGATCTGCGGCGGCTTCCTGATCCTCGGCGCCGTGCTGGCCGTCAACCTGATCGACAGCCCGACCGGGCGGGCGCTCCGGGCCGTGCACGATTCGGAAGTCGCCGCGCGCGTACTCGGCATCGACGTGGCGCGCGCCAAGCTGACCGCCTTCACCATCTCGGCCGTCTATGCGGCGACCGGCGGCGCGCTGCTTGCCTTCGTCAACGCCTTCGTGACCCCGGACATCGCCGGCTTCCTGCATTCGGTCGAGCTGGTCACCATGGTGGTACTGGGCGGCCTCGGTTCGGTCGTCGGCGCGGTCGTCGGGGCCACCATCCTGGTCGTGCTGCCGCAGGTGCTGACCGTGTTCCACGAATACGAGCATCTCGCCATCGGCCTGATCATGATCGGCGTCATGATCTTCATGCGCGCCGGCGTGGTGCCGACCCTGATCGGGCTTGTCCGCGGGAGGTCCGCATGA
- a CDS encoding branched-chain amino acid ABC transporter permease — protein MAELLQFIFSGLTVGAVYALVALGFTIIYNASDVVNFAQGEFVMLGGMATVFLAAAGLPLPLAAIAAVVVTVAVGLGLYLFAIKPARGASAVTLIIITIGASIALRGAAQIVFDKQFHRLPSFSGDDPIHILGATILPQSLWVIGGAGVILAALWWFFRVTLTGKAVLATAANRLAASLVGIDTRFVVGLSFALSAAIGAIAGILVAPITLTSYEVGTMLALKGFAAAMLGGMGNPIGAVAGGLLIGLLEAFGAGYLSSTYKDAFAFVVILLVLFVMPGGLFGARSVERV, from the coding sequence ATGGCCGAACTGCTGCAGTTCATCTTCTCCGGCCTGACCGTCGGCGCCGTCTATGCGCTGGTCGCGCTCGGCTTCACGATCATCTACAACGCCTCCGACGTGGTGAATTTCGCCCAGGGCGAATTCGTCATGCTCGGCGGCATGGCGACCGTGTTCCTGGCCGCCGCCGGCCTGCCGCTGCCGCTCGCGGCGATCGCGGCGGTCGTCGTCACGGTTGCGGTCGGCCTCGGGCTCTATCTCTTCGCCATCAAGCCGGCGCGCGGCGCCTCGGCGGTGACGCTGATCATCATCACCATCGGCGCCTCGATCGCGCTGCGCGGCGCCGCCCAGATCGTCTTCGACAAGCAGTTCCACCGCCTGCCCTCCTTCTCGGGCGACGACCCGATCCACATCCTCGGCGCCACCATCCTGCCGCAGAGCCTGTGGGTGATCGGCGGGGCCGGCGTCATCCTGGCCGCGCTGTGGTGGTTCTTCCGTGTCACCCTGACCGGCAAGGCCGTGCTCGCCACCGCCGCCAACCGGCTGGCCGCGAGCCTGGTCGGCATCGACACCCGCTTCGTGGTCGGCCTGTCCTTCGCGCTCTCCGCCGCGATCGGGGCGATCGCCGGCATCCTGGTCGCGCCGATCACCCTGACCTCCTACGAGGTCGGCACCATGCTGGCGCTGAAGGGTTTCGCCGCCGCCATGCTGGGCGGCATGGGCAACCCGATCGGCGCGGTCGCCGGCGGGCTGCTGATCGGCCTCCTGGAGGCCTTCGGCGCCGGCTACCTGTCCTCGACTTACAAGGATGCCTTCGCCTTCGTGGTCATCCTCCTGGTGCTGTTCGTCATGCCCGGCGGCCTGTTCGGCGCCCGATCGGTGGAGCGCGTCTGA